In Arcobacter sp. CECT 8983, a single window of DNA contains:
- a CDS encoding response regulator, producing MTNEKFLIVEDETIVALDIKKSIEKLGYFVVACATNYDEALKCVKENDPSIILMDINLKNSKSGIEAAIDIQKIKNIPIIYITAYSDEATIKKAVKTNPIAYLLKPFKREELKTTIYLALHKINSSIELFKNKDFIHLGLNYYYNMKDETLFYENLIIKLSTKERTLLNILVEAKGSIVSFNSLEYILWPDYPVSKGALRTLIYRLRAKLEYKLIETIPNVGCKINTTF from the coding sequence ATGACTAATGAAAAATTTCTAATTGTAGAAGATGAAACAATTGTTGCTTTAGATATAAAAAAGAGTATTGAAAAACTTGGTTACTTTGTAGTAGCTTGTGCTACAAACTATGATGAAGCATTAAAATGTGTAAAAGAAAATGACCCTTCTATTATTCTTATGGATATAAATCTAAAAAATAGTAAAAGTGGTATAGAAGCAGCAATAGATATACAAAAAATTAAAAATATTCCTATTATTTATATTACTGCTTATTCTGATGAAGCAACAATAAAAAAAGCAGTCAAAACAAATCCAATAGCATATTTATTGAAACCTTTCAAAAGAGAAGAATTAAAAACAACAATTTATTTAGCTTTGCATAAAATAAATAGCTCTATTGAATTATTCAAAAATAAAGACTTCATCCATTTAGGCTTAAACTACTACTATAATATGAAAGATGAAACACTATTTTATGAAAACCTAATAATTAAACTAAGCACAAAAGAAAGAACCCTTTTAAATATTTTAGTAGAAGCTAAAGGTTCAATTGTCTCTTTTAATAGCTTGGAATATATACTCTGGCCTGATTATCCAGTATCAAAAGGAGCATTAAGAACCTTGATTTATAGATTAAGAGCTAAACTAGAATACAAACTTATTGAGACTATTCCTAATGTTGGATGTAAAATAAATACCACTTTCTAA
- a CDS encoding 7TM diverse intracellular signaling domain-containing protein: MLNKIIISMFLLFTTLYAKPVLVYEDIKKLDILKYSDIYIDYTKELTINEIKENENLFEENSESRLSYGYAPNFNVWIRFKLKNPTNKPIKKVLEYDNALTSHVTFYDLQNNIKSLKGLYFRHNDIKTVNPVFLLVIKPKSEKTIYIKASSYITTMIIKLKLWENFTFFEKELKHQMILALFFGAMFILGIYNLFIYFFTKDISYLYYVVYIVGIIIHHILYVGFATIYILPQGWIEEVLKFASVIVAIPIIALAFFTKEFLNIKQYPKNNAFLNFYLILIPISIVFFLLTDEYDKHRNTLTMLLLIYLMGLTLYATIKRNKQAYFILFGWFVFLISGLTMFLSSAGIFNVYDYFPYIVEASFVSEATIFSIALANRINSLQKDKDEANKRLIVHQKNETKRLSKEVSLRTKDLKETLVEKELLLKELNHRVKNNMQTIVSLIRLQADEIHNEKLQDILVTIQNRINAMSHLHELLYKQDNISHVNTYEYFEALIEEVIDSYQKDVDIDLDVRANIKMEQAVYCGLILNELLTNSFKYAFPDFVGNIEIKLFKKNNQIIFHVKDNGIGFDENKKTDSLGLTLVDTLAKNQLKGDIKIKSTEGVETKIIWQDDD, encoded by the coding sequence ATGCTCAATAAAATTATTATTTCTATGTTTTTATTATTTACTACTCTTTATGCTAAACCTGTTTTAGTTTATGAAGATATAAAAAAGCTAGATATATTAAAATATTCAGATATATACATTGACTATACAAAAGAATTAACTATAAATGAGATAAAAGAGAATGAAAATCTTTTTGAAGAAAATAGTGAAAGTAGGCTCTCATATGGATATGCCCCAAACTTTAATGTATGGATACGTTTCAAACTAAAGAATCCAACAAATAAACCTATTAAAAAAGTTTTAGAATATGACAATGCACTAACAAGTCATGTCACATTTTATGATTTACAAAATAATATAAAATCTTTGAAGGGCTTATATTTTAGACATAATGATATAAAAACTGTAAACCCTGTTTTTTTACTTGTTATCAAACCAAAGAGTGAAAAAACTATTTATATAAAAGCAAGTTCATATATTACTACTATGATTATAAAACTAAAACTTTGGGAAAACTTTACTTTCTTTGAAAAAGAGTTAAAACATCAAATGATACTTGCTTTATTTTTTGGAGCAATGTTTATCTTAGGAATATATAATCTATTTATCTACTTTTTTACTAAAGATATAAGCTACTTATACTATGTAGTATATATTGTTGGTATTATTATTCATCATATTTTATATGTTGGTTTTGCAACAATTTATATACTTCCTCAAGGCTGGATTGAAGAAGTATTGAAGTTTGCATCTGTGATTGTTGCTATTCCTATAATAGCCCTAGCTTTTTTTACAAAAGAGTTTTTAAATATAAAACAATATCCTAAAAATAATGCTTTCTTGAATTTTTATTTAATATTAATTCCTATTTCAATAGTCTTTTTCCTATTGACTGACGAATATGATAAACATAGAAATACATTAACAATGCTTTTATTAATCTATTTAATGGGTCTTACTTTATATGCAACAATAAAAAGAAATAAACAAGCATACTTCATACTTTTTGGTTGGTTTGTATTTTTAATATCTGGACTTACTATGTTTTTATCAAGTGCCGGAATATTTAATGTTTATGACTATTTCCCATATATTGTAGAAGCTTCCTTTGTATCTGAAGCAACTATTTTTTCAATTGCCCTTGCAAATAGAATCAATAGTTTGCAAAAAGACAAAGATGAAGCAAATAAAAGACTTATTGTTCATCAGAAAAATGAAACAAAAAGACTAAGCAAAGAAGTATCTTTGAGAACAAAAGATTTAAAAGAGACTCTTGTAGAAAAAGAGTTGCTTTTAAAAGAGTTAAATCATAGAGTTAAAAATAATATGCAAACAATAGTATCATTGATAAGACTTCAAGCCGATGAAATACACAATGAAAAACTTCAAGATATCTTAGTAACAATTCAAAACAGAATAAATGCAATGAGCCATTTACATGAGTTATTATATAAGCAAGATAATATCTCACATGTAAATACCTATGAATATTTTGAAGCTTTAATTGAAGAAGTTATTGATAGTTATCAAAAAGATGTTGATATTGATTTAGATGTAAGAGCCAATATAAAAATGGAACAAGCAGTTTATTGTGGTCTTATTTTAAATGAACTTCTTACAAACTCATTTAAATATGCTTTCCCTGACTTTGTAGGAAATATAGAAATCAAGCTTTTTAAAAAGAATAATCAAATTATTTTCCACGTTAAAGATAATGGAATTGGTTTTGACGAAAATAAAAAAACTGATTCTTTAGGTTTAACCCTTGTAGATACACTTGCAAAAAATCAGCTAAAGGGTGATATCAAGATAAAATCAACAGAGGGAGTAGAAACAAAAATTATCTGGCAAGATGATGACTAA